In the Moraxella osloensis genome, GGTTAGCCAGTGAGCTTATTAAACTCATCGATGAACTGGCTGAAAAAGACATTGGCTTTAAAGCGATTAATTCACCGATGGATACCACAACCCCTGCAGGTCGAGCCTTTTTGCAGATTCAAGCTGCTTTTGCGGAGATGGAGCGTAATATTATCCACCAGCGGGTAAAAGAGGGGATTGCGGCTGCTAGGGCTCGGGGGCGTAAAGGCGGCAGACCTAGAATCATGACTGCTGAGAAACTGCGATATGCCCAGCATCTGATGCAAGACCAAACCAAAAGCATTCCTGCGATTTGCAGGGAGCTTGGTGATATTCCCAGCAGTACGCTGTACCACTATGTGACGGCGAAAGGGGAGTTGAAGAAGGCAGGGGTGGATTTAATAAGCAAACTCGATTAATTTCAAAATTTTGGGAAGTTTCAATTTTTCAGGATTCTAAAATCGATTGTTAACTAGTAGATTTAGTATTATAATGCAATGTATCATATATTAAAGGTTTACTATGTATACGGTCGTCGAAACAGAAAGCTTTAAAGTTGAGATTGCTCAATTGTTAGATTTGGATGATCGATTGGCTTTTTTTACTTACCTTTCACAAAATCCATTAAAAGGTGATGTGATTCAACATGGCAAAGGATTACGCAAAATTCGTTGGGCAACCAGTGGTAAAGGTAAGTCAGGTGGGGTTCGAGTTATCTACTACAATATGCTGGATGATGGACTGATAGTTTGTCTAGCTGTGTATGCGAAAAATGAAAAAGAAAACATTTCTGCCAAAGAATTAAAATCTTTGAAAAATGAAAAGCAAGGAAACCAATCATGAAACGTGTCAAATTTTCTGATTTAGATATTGCCAATATTGTTGAAGCGGTGATTAAAGATGACCCTGATGCGGTTGTTATTAAAGACAGTTTAGCCAAATCACTTTCTCAATTACGAGAAGGACGGTATGCACCCGTATCGGAAGTCAGCCAAGTTCGTCAAAAGACAGGCTTGTCGCAAAGTCAATTTGCCAAGTCATTGGGGATTTCAGTCAATACTTTAAAGTCTTGGGAGCAAGGTCAGCGTAAACCGAGCGGTTCAGCTCAAGTCTTGCTTAAGTTATTGGGCAAAAAACCTGAGTTAATTGATGAGATTGCTCATTTGGCATAGTACTTGAGCCATTCTAGTAACTACCCTTCTTTGAGTGTAATTGAAATTTTCTCATAGGGTCTATTTACATATTTATTAGATACTGATTTGTAGACAGGTTAATTTACAAAAATAGAGGCGATTTGCCTCTGTTTTTTCGCCTAAATGGAAGTGTCCAAAAAACCAACGTTTTTTAGACACCTTGACCTTTATCAATTTTAAAAATACTCGACTAAATTCCTTAACGTACTATTTTCTCCGAATTCTGGGGTAACCCCATTATAATCTCTTATCGGTTGTCTAGCTTTATTATGCCACTACATAGCCATCGTCGTCTAATACGATGTCGTCTTTGACTTTTTCCCATACGAGCTTGGGTTTTAGTTTGTCATGACGTAGGTATCGATTGATGCGGTCATGACTAATTGATTCAGGATGATGTTCTGCGTAGTTGGTAAGGGTGTAATTGGTTTGGCTTACCAGTAAATATTGACAGTAGTCTAATCTAAGCGGGTGATAGCTTTTTTCTTCATCTCTTTATGCTACTATATTTTTATCCGCTTTC is a window encoding:
- a CDS encoding recombinase family protein, which translates into the protein MFEDKASGSNSQRKGLDDCLNYLRKGDVLVVLDLDRLGRLASELIKLIDELAEKDIGFKAINSPMDTTTPAGRAFLQIQAAFAEMERNIIHQRVKEGIAAARARGRKGGRPRIMTAEKLRYAQHLMQDQTKSIPAICRELGDIPSSTLYHYVTAKGELKKAGVDLISKLD
- a CDS encoding type II toxin-antitoxin system RelE/ParE family toxin — its product is MYTVVETESFKVEIAQLLDLDDRLAFFTYLSQNPLKGDVIQHGKGLRKIRWATSGKGKSGGVRVIYYNMLDDGLIVCLAVYAKNEKENISAKELKSLKNEKQGNQS
- a CDS encoding type II toxin-antitoxin system MqsA family antitoxin; this translates as MKRVKFSDLDIANIVEAVIKDDPDAVVIKDSLAKSLSQLREGRYAPVSEVSQVRQKTGLSQSQFAKSLGISVNTLKSWEQGQRKPSGSAQVLLKLLGKKPELIDEIAHLA